The Pseudomonadota bacterium genome contains the following window.
TATGCGGACCCGAGCTCAATATTCTGTGCGTCGAGCGCGCTTATCGGTACGATAACGACTTCAAGCGGGAGGCACTCAATCGATCCGCGTTTCCCCTAGCGTCTGCCACAAGCCACTGCTCTCGTTTTTTCAACTCCCGTTATCTGGCTCAGGTCGGACT
Protein-coding sequences here:
- a CDS encoding sulfotransferase — its product is MQRLQLPIIAVGCCPSSGSTLLADLLDSVPGLLCGPELNILCVERAYRYDNDFKREALNRSAFPLASATSHCSRFFNSRYLAQVGL